DNA from Eucalyptus grandis isolate ANBG69807.140 chromosome 5, ASM1654582v1, whole genome shotgun sequence:
GAAAGCCGTTTCcagcatttttctttctttcagctAAGTTGACACAACATCTCACCATTCTCTTCGAAGCATCTACTCTAAATTAAGTTTTTGTGCTGAGAAAACAAAACTCGTATCATCAGAAGGGGCTTGGGAAACTCGCACCGAAAGTCAAAGTGTGAATCATGGCAATATCCTCTTAACAATCACATGACAACAGCATAGGAATGTAATTCAGCATAAGAATGAACACAGCTCCTGGTCTTCCCTAGCATAGAAAGTTAGCTGTGCATGATGATGTATGGCCATATAACAACATGCAACTGGATCCCTCAAGATAAGACTCATAATTTAGTCTTCCAATAAAATCTCATTTCAACGGCAATCTGCAACAGCCGCAACAAAAAGGACTCGCCGAAGGAGCAGCAATCAAAAGAATACCCTAAATAACACAGAATCACAAATTCGTTCTTATTCATATCTTTGAACGGTATTCATTACCAGGTATACCAGAGAAAACCACAGAATGGAAGAGCAGTTGTTGTCATTCTTCATATATCAAGAAGTAACCTTCGAGGGTCCTCCACACATCTTTGATACGGCGCAAGAAAAAGACAGCCTCTCTCCCATCAATCAGTCTATGGTCATAAGTTAGAGCAATGTACATCATTGGCCTCGGAACGACATTTCCGCCAACAACCATTGGGCGGCTCACTATGGAGTGCATTCCCAATATCGCAGACTATTCAGAAAGGGAAGTTTATGTCAGATCTCAACAAAATGCCAGAAGACCATGTAAAAAAGTGGAAATTACCCTTCTATACATATCCACCATTGATGAACAATCCAAATCACAAGAATTGAATGGAAAAAGTTTCATCATGGGATTTCAACTTGAGTAAGTAAGGTGGCACACCTGAGGTGGGTTGATGATAGGAGTACTCAAAAGGCTCCCGTAGACACCACCATTAGATATCGTAAAAGTACCTCCTGCCATTTCATCAATTGAGATGGAACCATCATTTGCCTTCTTTGCAAGAGTGTTGATTTCTTTCTCGATATCAGCAAAATTCATGTTCTCAGCATTGCGAATGACTGGAACAACCAGACCCTGTGGGCAAAAAGAAGGCATTAACCTCAAACAACAATCTCTCATCAAACTCTCTGTACCTAATGTTCAAAAGACAAATCCTTGTACCAGCGATGCTCAGAAAGTAAATTATAAGGACTGGAAAATAATGTAGCAACTTGGTCATTTTCTGGTGATAAAGGGATaccaattgtttttttaatgggAAAAGGGCTGCTGACACAGTGTAGCACCTCTCATGACTAAAATCATTGGAATGATGGAGgcatcaaaatcaaagaaagagaaacctCACTTCAAATCCTTGGTCTCCATCCAATTCATTTTCAACAACATAATTAAAACATCGGCAGAAACCATATTATGCTTAAGTAACATCAACAGGAGAGTGTGGCTGCAGTCTTACAGTCAGGTTTGAATGATAAGCTATATGCTCCTTATAGTTGGTGCTAAGCATATGAAAATTCCTCTTTCCTCATAGTGGGCACAGGTAAGCCACTACTTTAAAATTATATGAAGCTTTACATCCTCTTTAGCCCATATAGAGAAGAAGGTACAGAGAATCAGCTTGTTCCAGAATTATGAAATTAAGGAATCACTAAACTCTTATGTTTcactaaaataaattttcttgaaaGGTAATGTGAAGAATCTTAGAACAACTTACAAACACCTAAACTAGTACTGAAATACATAAAAGCAAAACTTCATGCATATTCTAATAAGGAGAGTTGGTGTATCATTTGAAGGAGACAAAGTCAAACCTTTGGAGTACCAACAGCAATACTTATATCTACATAATCCCTGTAGATGATGTCGTCCCCATCAATAACTGCATTTATAATAGGTTGATTTTGCAGCCCGCTAACAGCAGCCTGAAATGTAAGTGACAAGCTATcaagcaaatgaataaactgGGATATTTGTATACATGTATTCAATCCATTCCACTTCTGAACAATTGTGAGGCAAAGCATACTTTCACAAATCCTGACATCAGTCCAAGCTTGACTCCATGTTTTTCCACAAAGGCATCCTTGTAATCCGAACGGAGCTTCATCAAGTTCGTCCTAAAATAAGAAACCAAAAAagcatataaatataaataaagcaCCTAAGAGCGTGCAACAAATGCAATATGATTGAAAGCATGGGATAGAGACTCAATGCGATCAACCATCCTCCGGTAAACCATGTAAGCACCAAAACTCTAAGTTCAGATACGGTTTGGGATCTGCAATTCTGGTAAAACATTAGATCACCAAAATCCAAGCCAAACTGTCCTTCAGTAACTGGGCACAGGAAAATTGACACTGAGGGAGATAATTAAGCATCACCATCATTGTCGAAGTTTGTAAATTATATTCTTCTCTCAAAGTCACAATTTTAAAGTCAATTTCAATAACATTTTTCCAGGATAGACATTTTCAACAAGTCACAGAAGGCACAACAAACAAAAGTAGGGAAAATGGGAAATCCATGGCCGAGACCTCAGTGGAGAGCTAGAGGAAAGTGTGATTCTTTTTGCATATGAAATACCACAGCAAAAATCATAAGGGGATTAGAGATCTGGAAGTTGTAAAAAGAGGAAGTTCTAACAGGAGCTTTCAGGAAGAGGGGGTGTTTTGGATGACTTTGTAGAAacaaatcaagttcaatttcttCCAGTCCGTCTACCCCAtgagataataaaaaattcaaacgaTCTCGATCTGTAAATTATGCAAAACTGGGGTGAACGATCTACCCTCTTTCGAATGGAGACAAGCAATCTGGGAATGATTGATGGCTTGACAGACATCCAGTAAGGTCTTTCAAGGAGAATGAGCTTACATATCAACTTCATTGAATGTTGTCAGCAGAGCAAATGTATTCTGAGAATCCTTCAATCTTGCTGCAACCCGTTTACGAAGCCTTGTCATGGGAATCTGCATTTGCATGGCTCACACAAAGTCAAAAGCTAGAACATCAAAGTGGAAGAACTTTTGAGGACAAGTATGAATTCTGGAAGACCTACACGTCTTTCTCTGTCCTTAGGAGGAAGCTGTGGTTCTGTTGCAGACCGCTtgggaggaggtggtggtggaggacTTGGTGCTTTTGGCTTCTCTGCCGCTGGAGCAGCTTCTGCTTTGGGCTTTTGCTTCTCCTCAACCTTTTCAGCAGGAGGAGGTGGAGAAGCAGCTTTCCCCCCTGCACTCTCAGATGGAGCCACATGCGTAGCACCTTCGCCAGACTTGGAAATCACAGCAATCTTGGTTCCTGGTTCCACAGTTTCGCCTTCCTTGGCCAAAAACTATCACTCATCCAGCAAACAAACAAAACTtagaaataagaataagaaacaTTCccaaaatatttgaagaaaaagaatttagaATTAGCTCAACGGAGAAGCACTGCCAGATTCACCTTCTGAATGACACCTGCTTCTGGACTAGCAACATCAATCGTCACCTGAGCGTAAAAGTGCATGACAGTGGAaagtaaaatcataattttgtATGACTAGACCAAACTGAAAAATTAGGCATTAGTACACACATAAAGAATCAAATAGCAACATCAAAAATATGCTCCAGCCAAatgtttagattaaattaagcAGACCTTATCTGTTTCAATTTGAGCAATGGGTTCATCCAGTTCGACCCTATCACCAGGATCTGTTTCAAAAAGTCAGACACATAAataaaggagaaagaaacagaggcaGGAAATTTTTACAACAGCAAAAGAACTGAGAGACAAATATAGAAAACATACTCTTCAAGAATTTTGCTAGAGTGCCATCAGTGATGGATTCTCCCATAAAGGGAACAACAGCATCAACCAAATCACCTTCATTAAAGACACATAATGGGAACCAATCAGGAAAACTCCTTCAATCAACACCAGTAAAAGATCAAAGAGAACACTGAATTGATCTTACACCAAATTTgaactatccaaaatttatcTAGTCAAAAGACACATAGAATACAGTAAATTTGGCCATAATTTTACAGCTCTGCACTTGGAATTGTAAGATGAAGGATATAATATAGTCCAATCCAAATGTTCCTAGACATCTCCTAACCATGTAGAGAAATGCTTGGACTGAAACTTTAGGAAATACATGAATTACAATGAGCCATAAGAAAACTGCACAAAAACAGGccttttcttccaaaacatCTTAACATCCAGATTCactaaataaaaaggagaaaccCACTGCTTATTTTAAATGACAATTTATCATCCATTGGAAAGACATGTCAATGCAGCTAACAAAATTATGCGAGAAGATATCTTTTCAAATATTGATGTTTCTACGAAGTAATAGTGAAGATGGACTTTGCAACTCAAATAAATGTCCTAAAAAGGTCAAGATTCTTCTTCAAGTTTAATTTGTAAACGTTTCAATTGAATTTGAGTATTATTAGAATTTTACaaagtttccttttttagtCTTATTAATAGGATGTTATGTTTTCTGTTTCAATTGTGTTTCTTATTTAGAGGTTCCCTATTTCAAGTAGGAGTAGAACTTTTAAAGTTGGTAACTATCGTTGTAATCCTTCTATTCAATAGAGCTGGTTTATTGTATTTGCTTTACAACTGTGTGATGCAATTCTTCTCTTAAGGTTTAATGCTTAGGAAAACCAAGGTGTTATACCTCAGAAGCTTTAGGTGTGATGCCTAAAGCTCATTTTGAATTATGATTCATCAGAAATTCTCTTCAAATTCACATTTAATTGGGCTCGGTACCATGGGACTTGTCATCCTACATAACATCCTTTAACAAATTGCTGGACACCCGAAACAACAAAAAACCCTCAAAAAAAGGCCCTTAAGTACCAATGTAGATTTATGAATATTCTAAATCTGCTTGGGGCACATAACCAATGATATGCTTATCATGTGATCTAGTAAATACTAATGGGGAATAGTAAACACTTCACCTTTTACTTAATTCATATAGGTTTTGAAAGAAACTAAGCAAATTCTTCATTATCTTGTTGTAAAAATTTCTTATGCAACATGTGAAAACTACAAAAGCTGGAACTGCCAAAGTTGTTCTTCAAGTCCTACTTATCAATTGCTCAACATAATTCAATTTACTTTACCTTGTCAAAATACAATTTCTGAAATGCTATCGCAATGGctttaggaaaattgaaaagCTATATTTTTTACACACAAGTTATATAAAgggacatgaaaaaaaaaaaaaaaaaaacataaacagaATTGAACATCGCACCACTTTCTGTGGAAAATAACCTCCATTGCGGTAAGATTTCCACTGCTTGGTTATTGAAAGCAACTACCCTGTGCATCAAGCAAGTCATCTGTTCAAGACGATTCACAGCATAAAACAGGGGATTGATGCCCTGCTCTTCAGAGGGCTGAGGGAGAAAAGATTCTAAGGGAAACAAAGGGACTGTGATAAGGGAGCCGTTTCAGGAACTCTCCCCACCCCACATATAAAAAATGCCTCACTAATCAAACCATCAATATCATGAGATACTTTTGCagtgaaaattcaattaattatgaACCTAAAGCTGAATCAGAAGCCACAACTTTACCCCAAATATTATATAAATCAAATCATACTGAAAAGCCCAAATCCTTTTAACAACCCTAACAACCCACCGCCCCCACCCAAAATAACAAGGGCAAGAAAAAGAGCTCTTAAAAGAACAGATTAGACAATAGAAAAAATTGCGGCAACATGGAATGGATTATTATCCCCAGTGTAAATTTTAGCTGCATTGCTCTGTCCTAGATTGCAACAATTGTATCACCAGCAGAAAACTCAACAACAGAGACTTCAAAAATTTTACAGGATGAATAACGTCACTGACCTCGTTGGCCTTGAACCAACCGAACATCCTGTCAgaacagaaaaggaacaaaTCAACAAACACAAAATCATACTTCATGAATCACTACCAAATGGCTGAGCTCAACGTGCATACTCATCACAGCGAGGTGGCAAAAGCTGCGGACAGGTCCGCATCCTCGCGAAAGAACCACCCGTTCATCCGCAACTGAGGCAATCCTTCGCGCCGACCCCGCAGATCTAGATATCAGCAGCGCCTGTCCTAAGCTCTGCGAACACGAACAGAGCACGACCCAATAAGGAATTCGCCGCCAAGAATCACGGGTCCGCACAACACAACAAGAATCGAAATCGAAAATCGAAATCGAAAGCTCTCAAGACTTCATTACCGAAACCGACGCCGACCCTCCTCCAGAAGCTACTCTTCGCCTCACGACGCCCAACATCATGACCCACGATCTTTCTGCTGCAATACGAACGAACCCATATAAAAAATCCCAGGCAAAAAAACGACCAACAACGTAAATGAAccagaaaacaagaaaatcaaagcATCAGCCGGTGATCTCGCACCAGTCTAAACGCCCCTCTCCTTCCCTCTCGAACTTCGCCGCGACCCACTTCTGAGAAAGACCCGTGCTTCCGAGGGCTCAACGCTTTCTTCCGAATCGCAATCTCGCGGCCGATCGTAGACGAGCGGCTGTGCTCGAGGAATTTCCgacccctctctccctctctctctctctaggtttTTCGAGAGAAAAGCACGTAGGCGCAGGCAAGAAGAACCTTCTCAAGAAGCGGACTTCCAAATTaggaggaaaataaaagaaataaaaaaacggAAAAAGGCAGTCGTGCGAATATAGTCCATCCGAGCAGGGCCGGATTCTTCCGCAATTACGGGTTTGCCCTTGGTGTCCGAACTCATTATGTCTCGGACAAAAGCCTAGACATAATGAGTCTTGAGGCATGATCATCGTCATTCGTTCGTGCCGTAGGTTGACTTGCATGCCTGGCGGGCGGATCTCTTTCGCATGTTCAAACAGTAACAAGTGTGAACTCCAATGACGACTGTAAGAGATTATCAAAATCGATTGTTCGTCCATCCTTCCTTTTGCGGTCCAATGGATTAAGGTTGCTTTGATCAAAAAGCGAAGATGATGGGTGTGGTTCCACGCTTTTAAGTTAATTGACCAAATTACTTTTCTAATCCAATGACGCATGTATtagttcatttttctatttgaagGGTAACGTGGCAACATAGTTAGTTTGcttaaaacaagtttttttctGGCTGTTAGCTAGGGACATATGATTCATCTTTTGTACTTATCAAACCTTGCTGGTGACTGCAGGTCTACGCGGAATTCATGTCAAGTTCCAGCATTGCTGGGATATTGCCATTTCGGCTCTTGccatttttcttccaatatatgTAAATGTCACGCGCAGATGACAATGACGTGATGCTAGACAATGGTTAATTAATTATGTCCTTCTCGTggtttaccaaaagaaaaaagaataagaaaacatTTATTTACGGTATCTAAACTCTTCTAAATCTATCTAAAGTTGTCATGATGACATGAATCACATGTTAGCCTACATGACTAAACATGTCCAAGCATGTCATGAACAAGTCAAGAGGATTAACTTGAATAAACATGTTTCTTAATCATTTATAAAGGGTACATAAACTCGTTTAATCTTAATATAAATACACGTCATTATATATCATGTGTCTATTTTGTAAACCAATTGTGTTAAAAATTGTCGGTCTTAATTTCACATAAGCATAAATTAAAGTAGATATGCTGATATATGTTACTTGTGTGTAATATCTAATATGAGTGATTAAACGGCATCTCGCGCATATTGATAAAAATGCATAATGACAACTAAGTGCCACATAGGACAAAGTGTCACGCTATGAGTCACATCTTGAAGTTGGGTAGCATAAAG
Protein-coding regions in this window:
- the LOC104441560 gene encoding LOW QUALITY PROTEIN: dihydrolipoyllysine-residue succinyltransferase component of 2-oxoglutarate dehydrogenase complex 1, mitochondrial (The sequence of the model RefSeq protein was modified relative to this genomic sequence to represent the inferred CDS: inserted 1 base in 1 codon); translation: MMLGVVRRRVASGGGSASVSSLGQALLISRSAGSARRIASVADERVVLSRGCGPVRSFCHLAVMRCSVGSRPTRVVAFNNQAVEILPQWRLFSTESGDLVDAVVPFMGESITDGTLAKFLKNPGDRVELDEPIAQIETDKVTIDVASPEAGVIQKFLAKEGETVEPGTKIAVISKSGEGATHVAPSESAGGKAASPPPPAEKVEEKQKPKAEAAPAAEKPKAPSPPPPPPPKRSATEPQLPPKDRERRIPMTRLRKRVAARLKDSQNTFALLTTFNEVDMTNLMKLRSDYKDAFVEKHGVKLGLMSGFVKAAVSGLQNQPIINAVIDGDDIIYRDYVDISIAVGTPKGLVVPVIRNAENMNFADIEKEINTLAKKANDGSISIDEMAGGTFTISNGGVYGSLLSTPIINPPQSAILGMHSIVSRPMVVGGNVVPRPMMYIALTYDHRLIDGREAVFFLRRIKDXVEDPRRLLLDI